AGAAAATTGATGATCATGCTGAAGCCAGCGGCTGATAAAAAAGCCCCTTTGCACAGATTTAAAGCTTTTTCCAAATCCGATTTAGTAGAAACTTCCATTTTGCACAAATTAACATCAAAAAAGATTAATATTGTGACATAAATTCAGGAGAAGTATATATAAATTGACCTATATTCTATAGGGTGATGATATTAATTATCATTTGATAAATGAAGTTATGTCGACTGTGTATTTTTACTAGAGCCAGGCTCTATATATTTTAGTCTGCGCTTCAAAGGCAAGTGTAAGTTAAATTTATTTTTAGTAGATGCACAGTTTGAATAAATTCGTTAGACATTAATAATGTATTATAGATTGTGTAGTGTGAAATTTTTTCGATTTTGGTATTCAGAATTATTATGTATATTTAGTATTATGCATAAAATGAAAATGGAATGACTCAGGTTGTACCTTTAAAATATTATCTTTAGAGTATGCCTGTAAGAACCGGATTTTAATTTTGGAAAAGCAAATGCAGAAAAGCGTCACGCTTTTATAGGAAAGGTATAAACTCAAGGAAAAAATAGTATTAGCGCCTGACATCTATCTTTATTTATATAGTTAGGACTAGGCAGTTAATTCTACTTCAAAAGTGAGAGCCACAGATGTTTATGTTTCCTGAAATGTTTTTTTCATTTTAGTTTTGAGGAATGGAGATGCTCTATTTGGTAGATAAGAGAACATGCTTCATTCTTGTTATTTGTAACTAAATATGAAGTTAATGCTTCATAAGATTGGGAATTTTTGAGATGGAGGGCAAAACAAAAAATAAAAAAACATAAAGATGAAAAAATAAACATGCAGACTCTGCTGATGAATTTAATTTACTGTCGAAATAAAATTTATGAACGAAACAAATGAGACAATAGAAGTATATGATTCCTATGGCGTATTAATTGGCTATAACGTCATTACTAACTACGATGACGGTCAGGGCAACACTAGCAGCAGCACCAGCTATTACGATGTAAACTGGAACTCCCTGGGCGGCACCTCCACCTCAACCGATAGTCAAGGCTACAGCTATACCTCCGATTGGAGCACTAGCACCAGCACCGACAGCGCCGGCAATACCGTCCAGACCTACAGCAGCAGCTGGTCAGACAGCAATGGAGGCAGCGGCTCCAGCGAGTCGACTTCCATTTACGATGCGAACTGGAACCAACTGAGTGGCAGCGGCACCTCCAGCTACAGCGACGGTCTGGGCTATAGCTACACCTCAGACTGGAGCAATAGCACCAGCACCGACAGCGCCGGCAATACCGTCCAGACCTCCACCAGCAGTTGGTCGGACAGCTATGGCAACAGCGGCTCCAGCGAGTCGACTTCCACCTACGATGCGAACGGGAACTCCTGGGGCAGCAGCGTCACTGCCGACAGCCAGGGCTATAGCTACACCTCCAGCTGGAACAACAGCACCAGCACCGACAGCGCCGGCAATACCGTTCAGACCTACAGCAGCAGCTGGTCGGATAGCAACGGAGGCAATGGTTCCAGTACATGGACTTACACCTATGATGCCAGCGGCCAGTTTATCGGCAGCACATACACTGACGGCATCACTAGCACGGTATACGACAGCAACTGGAATATTGTGAGCCAAAGCGCCGATGTTTCGAAGCTCACTCCGGACGGTCAAGGCGGTTACTTCTATGACGACGGTTACGGCAACATCACCACTTATGATGCGAACGGCGTGGTAACCGGTCATAGCAGTACTTACAGCTATGATGACGGTTTGGGCAACAGTTACAGCAGCACCAGCTATTACGATGCGAACTGGAACTATCTGGGTGATAGTGGCACCTCCAGCTACAGCGACGGTCTGGGCTATAGCTACACCTCCAGCTGGAACAACAGCACCAGCACGGACAGCGCCGGCAATACCATCCAAACCTACAGCAGCAATTGGTCCGACAGCTATGGCAGCAGCGGCTCCAGCGAGTCGACTTCCACCTACGATGCGAACGGGAACTCCTGGGGCAGCAGCATCACTACCGACAGTCAGGGTTACAGCTACGTCTCAGACTGGAGCAACAGCACCAGCATCGACAGCGCCGGCAATACCGTCCAGACTTACAGCAGCAGTTGGTCGGACAGCTATGGCAACAGCGGCTCCAGCGAGTCGACTTCCATTTACGATGCGAACGGGAACTCCTGGGGCAGCAGCATCACTACCGACAGTCAGGGTTACAGCTACGCCTCAGACTGGAGCAACAGCACCAGCATCGACAGCGCCGGCAATACCGTCCAGATCTCCACCAGTAGCTGGTCGGACAGCAACGGAGGCAG
This is a stretch of genomic DNA from Methylobacter sp. YRD-M1. It encodes these proteins:
- a CDS encoding Ig-like domain-containing protein yields the protein MNETNETIEVYDSYGVLIGYNVITNYDDGQGNTSSSTSYYDVNWNSLGGTSTSTDSQGYSYTSDWSTSTSTDSAGNTVQTYSSSWSDSNGGSGSSESTSIYDANWNQLSGSGTSSYSDGLGYSYTSDWSNSTSTDSAGNTVQTSTSSWSDSYGNSGSSESTSTYDANGNSWGSSVTADSQGYSYTSSWNNSTSTDSAGNTVQTYSSSWSDSNGGNGSSTWTYTYDASGQFIGSTYTDGITSTVYDSNWNIVSQSADVSKLTPDGQGGYFYDDGYGNITTYDANGVVTGHSSTYSYDDGLGNSYSSTSYYDANWNYLGDSGTSSYSDGLGYSYTSSWNNSTSTDSAGNTIQTYSSNWSDSYGSSGSSESTSTYDANGNSWGSSITTDSQGYSYVSDWSNSTSIDSAGNTVQTYSSSWSDSYGNSGSSESTSIYDANGNSWGSSITTDSQGYSYASDWSNSTSIDSAGNTVQISTSSWSDSNGGSGSSTWTYTYDASGQFVGSTYSDGITTTWYDSNGQIIDQVSSDETAPALQTSTPQDDALDVAVNSDIILTFDESILAGSGNIVISDGLGDVRTIDINDGSQVSFGYSKNGTTNTVTINPTEDLLADSNYFVQLDAGVVTDLVGNAFAGVSDETTLNFVTAAPDTTAPALLTSTPQDNALDIAVNSDITLTFDESILAGSGNIVISDGLGDVRTIDINDGSQVSFGYSKNGTTNTVTINPTEDLLADSNYFVQLDAGVVTDLVGNAFAGVSDETTLNFGTVAPDAIEPILQIRTPHGNDIEIQANGDAALAAPVIRIALAVPAVANPTAEFNSRSPLGNRDSLELGNGGSLEVYRDTDDRSLSIENDAVPENPITFVGVTDIAGSQADVLYSV